The DNA region AGAGATCCAAACTATTGGTTTAAAAGACACGCTGATGGTAAAAGCTATTATTGATGACCTGGCTGCGCTGATAAAAATGGAACGCGAAATATTAAACATCACTGCCGATGCCGGCGATGACGGGACTAATGATATGATCAACCGCTTCATGCAATTCAACGAAAAAAACACCTGGATGCTGCGTTCATTCGTGAACGAGGACTAACCCGCACATAATCCTACTGTAAAAAAGCCACATCAGGGACAATCCGGATGTGGCTTTTTTTAAAACGGGGGTTTACACCGGTTTGCATATTTCGTATATTTGCACGGAACAAAAGACCATCTCTTTAAACGGCAGATGTTCTGTTTATTTTCCTATGGTGTAATGGTAGCACGTCAGATTCTGGCTCTGAAGATTGAGGTTCGAGCCCTTGTAGGAAAACAAAAGTGCGCTGAAGAATATTTGTCTGTGAAATAATGAAAGTACAAAACTGATTTAAAATTCGGACAGTTGCTTGTTCAATTCACGTTAACGCAAAAGCCAGCTTATTTAGCTGGCTTTAATTTTTTTAACTGATTGGAGTATGTTAAAGTTTAGGTGTGATTAAAAAAACTCTACTTCGGCCAATTCGCGACCTAACGCGTTTACACCTTGTAAAATCTTTCTCGCTTGTTCATCCGAGGGTATCTTGTTCCCATTTATATATTGAGATAATAACCCTCTGTTGATCTTTATTCTGCCTGCCAACTGTGAGGCATTGATCACTTTGTAGAACTCGAAGAATTGGGGAATATCATAAACTAATTTTATATCATTTATATCAACTTCCTTCTTGGCCATTTCGGCGGCTAATGCGTTATACGCTTCTAATGCATTCTCTTTTAATTCATTCAAGTTCTCCCCGGTGGTTGCAGCTATGCCCCCGCCGTTGATTTCGGCATATGCAGAAAACCCCGTATTGGTTTTTTCTACTGTAAACTTGATTGGTTTGCTCATTTATTGTTTAACGAAATTGTGTTACTTATTTGATGGTCTATCGCATTGTCACAATAAGCAGGGTTATTTCAACCCTGCTTGTTTTAGTATCTTATTTGCCAATCCAGGGGCAACTTCTTTAGCGCCATGATTGGGGTAAACAATTACCCCTGGCTTAGTTTTGTGATGCATAATAATGTGACTACCGGTCTGTCGTACCTCGTACCATCCGGCTTGTATAATTCGTCTTAAAAGTTCATTTGATTTCATTAAGGTTAATTTATAAGGCGCAAAACCACCTACGTTATATGTTAAGCAAAGGTATCAAATATGATACTTATATCCAAATAGAAAAGTATCT from Mucilaginibacter sp. SJ includes:
- a CDS encoding type II toxin-antitoxin system HicA family toxin, with protein sequence MKSNELLRRIIQAGWYEVRQTGSHIIMHHKTKPGVIVYPNHGAKEVAPGLANKILKQAGLK
- a CDS encoding helix-turn-helix domain-containing protein, whose translation is MSKPIKFTVEKTNTGFSAYAEINGGGIAATTGENLNELKENALEAYNALAAEMAKKEVDINDIKLVYDIPQFFEFYKVINASQLAGRIKINRGLLSQYINGNKIPSDEQARKILQGVNALGRELAEVEFF